A part of Mycolicibacterium sp. TUM20985 genomic DNA contains:
- a CDS encoding twin-arginine translocation pathway signal — protein MSEKDDVTDVETPDVEPTAEELDETPAAVDDEDGDEVGDEVGDEGGDETPADTAEAPRSARGTKMLAPLALAVALIASAGLAGWLYVYQYQPDRESNSAVAAETVKAASDGAIALLSYAPETMDKDFTAAKTHLTGDFLNYYSQFTQDIVTPAVKQKAVTTSATIVQAAASEVNPDNAQVLLFLNQTTTSKENPDGSFTASSVKVGLTKVDGAWLISAFDPV, from the coding sequence ATGAGCGAGAAGGACGATGTGACCGACGTCGAGACCCCGGACGTCGAACCGACCGCCGAGGAACTCGACGAGACCCCGGCTGCCGTCGATGACGAAGACGGCGACGAAGTCGGCGACGAAGTCGGTGACGAAGGCGGTGACGAGACCCCGGCCGACACTGCCGAGGCTCCTCGGTCGGCCCGCGGCACGAAGATGCTGGCGCCGCTCGCACTGGCGGTCGCACTGATCGCGTCGGCAGGTCTGGCCGGCTGGCTGTACGTGTACCAGTACCAACCCGACCGGGAGTCCAACTCCGCCGTCGCCGCCGAGACCGTCAAGGCGGCATCCGACGGCGCCATCGCGCTGTTGTCGTACGCCCCGGAGACGATGGACAAGGACTTCACCGCGGCCAAGACGCATCTGACCGGTGACTTCCTGAACTACTACAGCCAGTTCACTCAGGACATCGTGACGCCCGCGGTCAAGCAGAAGGCGGTGACGACGTCGGCCACGATCGTGCAGGCCGCCGCCTCCGAGGTGAACCCCGACAACGCGCAGGTGCTGCTGTTCCTGAACCAGACGACGACGAGCAAGGAGAACCCCGACGGGTCCTTCACGGCCAGCAGCGTGAAGGTGGGCCTCACCAAGGTCGACGGCGCCTGGTTGATCTCGGCCTTCGACCCCGTCTAG
- a CDS encoding patatin-like phospholipase family protein, with translation MTNERADLVLSGGGVKGVGLVGAVVALLDAGYSPQRISGTSAGSIVGAVVAAAAQTGAMTGAQVKELALQLDYRKFLDPGPLERVPVIGPSQALLRGTGIYRGDYVREWVRSQLADLGVTTFGDLALDDDELPPEQRYRLVVTVADVTLGRLVHLPWDYRRVYGLDPDEQSVADAVRASMSIPFIFRPASIVSTAGLTSTLVDGGLLSNFPLDSLDRTDGKPPRWPSFGITLLPNLPDGNDGVIPALAALRKLGAPHLLEDVLTTMLVGRDQAYLAQPWVEARAIRVDSTDVGFLDFDISENEVEAQYLKGYGAAERFLADWNWPAYLRRFR, from the coding sequence GTGACGAACGAGCGCGCCGATCTGGTGCTGTCGGGGGGCGGCGTCAAGGGCGTCGGCCTGGTGGGTGCCGTCGTGGCTCTCCTGGACGCCGGCTACTCGCCGCAACGCATCTCCGGCACCTCGGCGGGATCCATCGTCGGAGCGGTCGTCGCCGCGGCGGCCCAGACCGGCGCGATGACGGGTGCGCAGGTCAAAGAGCTTGCGTTGCAACTGGACTACCGAAAGTTCCTGGATCCGGGTCCGCTGGAACGGGTGCCGGTGATCGGACCCTCGCAGGCTCTGCTCCGCGGCACGGGAATCTACCGCGGCGACTACGTGCGCGAGTGGGTTCGCAGCCAGCTGGCCGATCTCGGGGTCACCACCTTCGGGGACCTCGCGCTCGACGACGACGAGTTGCCGCCCGAGCAGCGCTACCGGCTGGTGGTCACCGTCGCCGACGTCACCCTCGGTCGGTTGGTTCACCTGCCGTGGGACTACCGGCGCGTCTACGGCCTCGATCCCGACGAGCAGTCGGTCGCCGACGCCGTTCGGGCGTCGATGTCCATCCCGTTCATCTTCCGGCCGGCGTCGATCGTCAGCACCGCCGGTCTCACCTCGACCTTGGTGGACGGCGGGCTGCTGTCGAACTTCCCCCTCGACTCCTTGGACCGGACCGACGGCAAGCCGCCGCGGTGGCCCAGCTTCGGCATCACCCTGTTGCCGAACCTGCCCGACGGCAACGACGGCGTCATTCCCGCGCTGGCGGCGCTCCGCAAGCTGGGCGCGCCGCACCTGCTGGAGGACGTCCTGACCACCATGCTGGTGGGCCGCGACCAGGCCTACCTCGCTCAGCCGTGGGTCGAGGCCCGGGCGATCCGGGTGGACTCCACGGACGTCGGATTCCTCGACTTCGACATCAGCGAGAACGAGGTGGAGGCGCAGTATCTGAAGGGGTACGGGGCAGCCGAACGGTTCCTCGCCGACTGGAACTGGCCGGCCTATCTGCGCCGGTTCCGCTGA
- a CDS encoding IspD/TarI family cytidylyltransferase, which produces MSVPTMNPCAIVPLADADDVAAATAPVAGEAPLVRVVRSVLGAVAEDRVVVVTPPALAEDARACLRLVGLDAAVIVAPAPGSRRHLIRAGLEHVGAEQASLTAVLLCDRRYPLSPADVAARVLAGLGPGAEVVVPLLPVTDTVKTVDVLGSVLGTVDRSTLRAVQFPRGFTASALWRLISVGPDDAEDDDEFDAAVRAGLEIGTVAGHANAIRVESAADARLLHAIIACLDD; this is translated from the coding sequence GTGAGCGTCCCGACCATGAACCCGTGCGCGATCGTGCCGCTCGCCGACGCCGACGACGTCGCGGCGGCCACCGCGCCGGTGGCAGGCGAGGCGCCGCTGGTGCGCGTGGTCCGGTCGGTCCTGGGTGCGGTGGCCGAGGACCGGGTGGTCGTCGTGACGCCGCCCGCGCTGGCGGAGGACGCACGGGCGTGCCTGCGCTTGGTCGGCCTGGACGCGGCGGTCATCGTCGCCCCCGCCCCAGGATCGCGACGTCACCTCATCCGTGCGGGCCTGGAACACGTTGGCGCAGAACAGGCTTCGCTGACGGCGGTCCTGCTTTGCGATCGCCGCTACCCGCTGTCACCCGCCGACGTCGCCGCGCGGGTGCTCGCCGGCCTTGGGCCAGGCGCCGAGGTGGTGGTGCCCCTCCTGCCGGTGACCGACACCGTCAAGACCGTCGACGTCCTGGGCTCGGTGCTCGGTACCGTGGACCGTTCCACGCTGCGGGCGGTGCAGTTTCCGCGTGGCTTCACCGCCTCGGCGCTGTGGCGACTGATCTCGGTGGGGCCCGACGATGCCGAAGACGACGACGAGTTCGACGCGGCCGTGCGAGCCGGTCTCGAGATCGGCACCGTGGCCGGTCACGCCAACGCCATCCGCGTCGAGTCGGCGGCGGATGCGCGTCTGCTGCACGCGATCATCGCCTGCCTCGACGATTGA
- a CDS encoding IspD/TarI family cytidylyltransferase — MHTGPIAVGVVLAAGMGTRIGADGNKAYLPLAGRSMLSWSVEAVARSTMIARTVLVFRRGERDMAARTLAAELPHVAVELVEGGDTRHGSEENVLRHLAPDIESGAVDVVLIHDAARPLAETAMVDTALSTARAVGGAIPVLPATDIVTATADGRLTPTSGRLVRVQTPQAFRAQPLLTAYRLSAGGSFEGTDTASCVQRFTDLEVRVFPGASTNLKVTFAHDVRLAEALLQDGVNRRGRR; from the coding sequence ATGCACACGGGTCCCATCGCGGTCGGCGTCGTGCTGGCCGCGGGTATGGGCACGCGAATCGGGGCCGACGGCAACAAGGCGTATCTCCCGCTTGCCGGGCGGAGCATGCTGTCGTGGTCGGTCGAGGCGGTCGCCCGCTCGACGATGATCGCGCGCACCGTCCTGGTGTTCCGCCGGGGTGAACGCGACATGGCCGCGCGCACGCTGGCCGCCGAACTCCCCCACGTGGCTGTCGAACTCGTCGAAGGCGGTGACACCCGCCACGGTTCCGAGGAGAACGTCCTTCGCCATCTGGCCCCCGACATCGAATCGGGGGCCGTCGACGTCGTGCTCATCCACGACGCTGCCCGTCCACTGGCGGAGACGGCGATGGTGGATACCGCGCTGAGCACCGCGCGCGCCGTGGGTGGCGCCATACCGGTGCTCCCCGCCACCGACATCGTGACCGCGACCGCCGACGGCCGGCTCACACCCACTAGCGGCCGACTGGTGCGGGTCCAGACACCCCAGGCGTTTCGCGCGCAGCCGCTGCTCACCGCTTACCGACTGTCGGCCGGAGGCAGCTTCGAGGGAACCGACACGGCGTCCTGCGTGCAACGCTTCACCGATCTCGAAGTGCGCGTATTCCCCGGCGCCTCAACGAATCTCAAGGTCACCTTCGCCCACGACGTGCGGCTCGCGGAGGCACTGCTGCAGGACGGGGTCAATCGTCGAGGCAGGCGATGA
- a CDS encoding PPOX class F420-dependent oxidoreductase translates to MDALTDDVIAFLSEGTRTAMLGYVAADGRPLVAPVWFVVDDGRLVFNTHGSTAKGRALARDPRVVVCVDDPHPPYSFVQVQGIAEISEDPHELLDVATRTGARYMGAERAEEYGRRNGVPGELVVRVRPTKVITAFNLAE, encoded by the coding sequence ATGGACGCGCTCACCGATGACGTCATCGCCTTTCTGTCCGAGGGAACGCGCACCGCCATGCTCGGCTACGTCGCGGCCGACGGCAGACCACTGGTCGCTCCCGTGTGGTTCGTCGTCGACGACGGTCGTCTGGTGTTCAACACCCACGGCAGCACCGCAAAGGGTCGTGCCCTCGCGCGCGACCCGAGGGTCGTCGTGTGCGTCGACGATCCGCATCCCCCGTACTCGTTCGTGCAGGTGCAGGGCATCGCCGAAATCAGTGAGGATCCCCACGAGCTCCTCGACGTCGCGACCCGCACCGGCGCCCGCTACATGGGCGCGGAGCGGGCCGAGGAGTACGGGCGCCGCAACGGAGTGCCCGGCGAACTGGTCGTGCGGGTCCGGCCGACGAAGGTGATCACGGCGTTCAACCTCGCCGAGTGA